One Polycladomyces zharkentensis genomic region harbors:
- a CDS encoding DUF2953 domain-containing protein encodes MNTLLWILLGLGVMVVLLSLTTVRCHIQYKRVHTDDRINITFRWWKWFRLRWTVPSLQLFGMTEDGKWQLNLKATVRQSRRRWQERLSWGVLRRMHRQFVWLREHVHHLHLWLRGLLRRFHVESLSWRSAIGTGDAAETGVLTGLAWGVKSTVVGVAGAYVQWERPPQIQVDPVFDKAYLETDFQCIVRFRIGHAILAGIRLLLNFRVRGEAKHG; translated from the coding sequence ATGAATACGCTGTTGTGGATCTTGCTTGGTTTGGGCGTGATGGTGGTTTTACTCAGCTTGACAACGGTTCGCTGTCACATTCAATACAAGCGTGTACATACGGACGACCGGATCAACATTACTTTCCGGTGGTGGAAGTGGTTCCGTCTGCGATGGACAGTGCCATCACTCCAGCTGTTCGGCATGACGGAAGACGGAAAATGGCAGCTGAACCTTAAGGCAACCGTCCGTCAAAGTCGGAGGCGTTGGCAGGAACGCTTGTCGTGGGGTGTACTCCGGCGCATGCACCGGCAATTTGTTTGGCTCAGGGAACACGTCCATCATTTGCATCTATGGTTACGCGGCCTGCTGAGGCGCTTTCATGTGGAGAGCCTGAGTTGGCGCTCGGCGATCGGAACGGGGGACGCGGCGGAAACCGGCGTGCTGACCGGCCTTGCCTGGGGAGTGAAATCAACGGTCGTCGGGGTGGCCGGTGCTTATGTGCAATGGGAACGTCCGCCGCAGATCCAGGTGGACCCGGTGTTTGACAAGGCGTATCTGGAGACCGATTTCCAATGCATAGTGCGATTTCGGATCGGGCACGCTATCCTTGCCGGTATACGATTATTGCTCAATTTCCGGGTAAGG
- a CDS encoding MFS transporter, protein MKSAGTVASLEDPKNSKQQWKWTLLASMANYIDSGSIVAGAASLSLWQSYFHMSNTALGLLAAFSSNAISAGIGALIGGRICDLFGRKRIYSWDLLVYAFGMLWIIFAVNAWMLAIGYFIVGLAVGADVPASWTIIAEYAPAKARGKLSGMAQVLWNMGPIVCLLLSLVLSPLGILGARLLFAHLFVVAIVTWLLRRGMVESVRWQNAVETATSVQSTVAGTVSKNFGVANGYRDLFTQPHLGALVFLISMYGIWNLTAGTSGFFLPYILETVGGNSQATSVFMQCLGFLFGVIGTALIFMPLSDRVNRRVLFGVSALIQVIGMSLLALFPLTPVVALLHVFLGGFASGFGQQAFFQLWSSELFPTMIRSTAQGLAFAVIRIGLGIWSLFVPVLTATGFTTLAWILTGFLIVSGLIGVIWAPQTSGKSLEEIEAERTALTKKV, encoded by the coding sequence ATGAAGAGTGCAGGTACTGTGGCTAGTCTCGAGGACCCGAAAAACTCAAAACAGCAGTGGAAGTGGACATTATTGGCTTCCATGGCCAACTACATCGACTCAGGCTCGATTGTGGCGGGAGCAGCCAGTTTGAGTCTCTGGCAGAGCTATTTTCACATGTCCAACACCGCTCTCGGACTGTTGGCCGCTTTTAGTTCAAATGCCATCTCGGCCGGGATCGGAGCCCTGATTGGCGGGAGAATTTGTGACCTTTTTGGTCGAAAAAGAATTTACTCTTGGGATTTGTTGGTTTATGCGTTTGGTATGTTGTGGATCATCTTTGCCGTCAATGCCTGGATGTTAGCCATCGGTTATTTCATTGTGGGGTTGGCCGTTGGTGCAGATGTCCCCGCATCATGGACCATCATTGCAGAATATGCGCCAGCTAAAGCACGCGGAAAGCTGAGTGGTATGGCGCAAGTTCTGTGGAACATGGGACCGATTGTCTGTCTGTTGCTGTCCTTGGTGCTTTCTCCGCTGGGGATCTTGGGTGCAAGGTTGTTGTTTGCTCATCTCTTTGTCGTTGCAATCGTCACGTGGTTATTGCGTCGCGGCATGGTCGAATCGGTACGTTGGCAGAATGCTGTGGAAACCGCTACTTCAGTGCAATCCACTGTGGCGGGGACTGTGTCCAAGAATTTTGGCGTGGCAAATGGTTATCGAGATCTTTTCACCCAACCGCACTTGGGCGCATTGGTCTTTTTGATTTCCATGTACGGAATTTGGAATCTCACAGCGGGGACGTCCGGATTTTTCCTTCCATACATTTTGGAAACAGTGGGGGGGAACAGTCAGGCGACCAGCGTGTTCATGCAGTGCTTGGGATTTTTGTTCGGAGTCATTGGCACTGCGCTCATCTTCATGCCTTTGAGTGATCGTGTTAACCGGCGCGTTTTGTTCGGAGTCAGTGCCTTGATACAAGTGATCGGCATGTCACTTCTGGCGCTCTTTCCGTTAACGCCTGTTGTTGCTTTGCTGCATGTGTTTTTGGGTGGCTTTGCGAGTGGTTTTGGTCAACAAGCATTCTTCCAACTGTGGTCTTCTGAACTGTTTCCGACCATGATTCGCAGTACGGCCCAAGGCTTGGCTTTCGCCGTCATCAGAATCGGACTTGGTATCTGGAGTTTGTTTGTACCAGTGCTAACGGCCACCGGGTTCACAACGTTGGCTTGGATTCTCACCGGATTCCTTATCGTCAGTGGCTTGATAGGAGTCATTTGGGCACCACAAACAAGTGGAAAGTCTTTGGAGGAAATCGAGGCGGAGCGGACTGCCTTGACGAAGAAGGTTTGA
- a CDS encoding family 78 glycoside hydrolase catalytic domain — MTSFSVCKLRCEYKENPIGIDVLRPRFSWQIQSDARDVMQTAYQIQVSENDPDFQQVIWDTGQVRSDQSVHVEYEGPPLKSCTRYYYRVRAWNQEGEMSEWSEIALFEMGLLRADEWRAKWITPEFETDQTQVCPLLRTTFTIEGQVKTARVYVTSLGLYELQLNGERVGDWVLTPGWTSYNNRLQYQTYDVTHHLRGGANAIGVILGNGWYKGELGWEGARNVYGNQRAVLLQMHIQYADGRNQTVVSDETWTSQTGPILMSEIYHGEIYDARLERSGWSTAEYDDSDWYGVTVLPRGKDMLVAQENMPTRIVEEIRPVRLIHTPAGEKVLDMGQNMVGWIRFKVKAPAGTEIVLRHAEVLDRDGNFYTGNLRKAKQTIRYVCKGEGEEWYQPHFTYQGFRYVQIEGVPGDVKLDDFIGCVIHSDLEQTGRFECSNALVNQLQHNILWGQKGNFVDIPTDCPQRNERLGWTGDAQIFIRTAAFNMNVAPFFTKWLRDLKADQWPSGGVPSVIPNIFPEDSEVLSSSSAWADAAVICPWTVYLCYGDKRLLEEQYDSMKAWVEYMRSQGDNEYLYNTGSHYGDWLGLDAKENSYKGATDEDYIATAFYAYSTRLLARAARVLGKHDDVEEYETLYKNIVEHFRREFVTPNGRLSVPTQTAHVLALWFDLVDESHRGRIARTLAKYIEDNNCHLSTGFVGTPYLCHALSQNGYNALAYKLLLQTDYPSWLYQVTKGATTMWEHWDSIKVDGSFWSDDMNSFNHYAYGAVGEWLYRVVAGIDTDEEHPGYKHILIRPKPEPALKYVKASLQTMYGEVAAHWGFVDGQHMEVFVRIPANTTATVVLPHATLSAVREGDRPLEKVNGIHCFKQVNEGVCMELGSGVYQFNYPLQDQVAN, encoded by the coding sequence GTGACGAGTTTCAGCGTGTGTAAACTTCGTTGCGAGTACAAGGAGAATCCCATTGGCATCGACGTATTGAGGCCAAGGTTCAGCTGGCAAATTCAATCCGATGCTCGCGATGTGATGCAGACTGCCTATCAAATCCAGGTTTCGGAGAATGACCCTGATTTTCAGCAGGTGATTTGGGACACGGGACAGGTACGATCGGATCAATCGGTCCATGTGGAGTACGAAGGGCCTCCTCTGAAATCATGCACGAGATATTACTATCGTGTACGAGCTTGGAACCAAGAGGGGGAAATGTCAGAATGGAGCGAAATTGCGCTATTTGAAATGGGTCTCCTTCGTGCCGACGAGTGGAGGGCAAAGTGGATTACCCCAGAATTTGAAACGGACCAAACGCAAGTCTGCCCGCTACTAAGGACCACGTTCACAATTGAGGGACAGGTAAAAACAGCGAGAGTGTATGTAACCAGTCTGGGGTTGTATGAGCTCCAACTAAATGGAGAACGGGTTGGAGACTGGGTGCTGACACCTGGCTGGACCAGTTACAACAACCGCCTGCAGTACCAAACCTATGATGTTACTCATCACTTGCGGGGGGGCGCCAATGCGATTGGTGTGATTCTTGGGAATGGCTGGTATAAGGGCGAGCTCGGTTGGGAAGGGGCTCGGAACGTTTACGGGAACCAAAGAGCAGTGTTGCTGCAGATGCACATCCAGTATGCAGATGGTCGCAACCAAACTGTCGTTTCGGACGAAACGTGGACATCCCAGACTGGACCGATACTCATGTCGGAAATTTATCATGGGGAGATATATGATGCAAGATTGGAAAGATCGGGATGGAGTACTGCAGAGTACGATGACAGCGACTGGTATGGGGTGACTGTATTACCCCGCGGGAAAGATATGTTGGTCGCTCAAGAAAACATGCCGACACGCATCGTGGAAGAGATTCGGCCGGTCCGTCTCATCCACACGCCTGCGGGTGAGAAAGTGCTGGATATGGGGCAGAACATGGTCGGCTGGATTCGTTTCAAAGTGAAGGCGCCCGCCGGAACCGAGATCGTTTTGAGACATGCGGAAGTCTTGGACAGGGATGGCAACTTTTACACTGGGAATCTGCGTAAGGCAAAACAGACGATTCGCTATGTTTGCAAGGGCGAGGGGGAAGAGTGGTATCAACCTCACTTTACTTATCAAGGTTTCCGTTACGTGCAAATTGAAGGTGTCCCCGGCGATGTAAAGCTGGACGACTTTATCGGTTGTGTCATCCACTCGGATTTGGAGCAGACGGGTCGATTTGAGTGTTCCAATGCGCTTGTGAATCAGTTGCAGCATAACATCTTGTGGGGACAGAAGGGGAATTTTGTGGATATTCCGACAGACTGTCCCCAGCGTAATGAACGACTTGGTTGGACGGGTGACGCACAAATATTTATTCGCACGGCCGCCTTTAACATGAATGTGGCGCCATTTTTCACCAAGTGGCTTCGGGATCTCAAGGCGGATCAATGGCCGAGTGGAGGTGTACCATCCGTCATTCCAAACATCTTTCCTGAAGATAGTGAAGTCTTAAGCTCATCGTCGGCATGGGCGGACGCGGCTGTGATTTGCCCGTGGACGGTTTACCTCTGCTACGGAGACAAGCGTTTGTTGGAAGAACAGTACGACAGTATGAAGGCTTGGGTAGAGTACATGCGCAGTCAGGGAGACAATGAGTACTTGTACAATACAGGATCTCACTACGGGGATTGGCTCGGTTTGGACGCCAAGGAGAACAGTTACAAAGGTGCCACGGACGAAGACTACATCGCAACCGCTTTTTATGCCTATTCGACGCGCCTGCTTGCTCGGGCGGCACGCGTACTCGGCAAACACGACGATGTTGAGGAATATGAAACGCTCTACAAAAATATCGTCGAACATTTCCGCCGAGAGTTTGTGACGCCCAATGGTCGTCTGTCTGTTCCAACGCAAACCGCCCATGTACTCGCTTTGTGGTTCGATTTGGTGGATGAGTCACATCGGGGGCGTATTGCGCGAACATTGGCAAAATACATCGAAGACAACAACTGTCACCTTTCAACCGGCTTTGTCGGTACTCCGTATCTATGCCATGCATTGTCTCAAAACGGATACAACGCTCTGGCATACAAGTTGCTTTTACAGACAGATTATCCGTCTTGGCTTTATCAGGTGACAAAGGGAGCCACCACAATGTGGGAACATTGGGACAGCATCAAAGTCGACGGATCGTTTTGGAGTGACGATATGAATTCATTTAACCATTATGCGTATGGAGCAGTCGGAGAATGGTTGTACCGTGTAGTGGCCGGAATCGATACCGATGAGGAGCACCCTGGGTACAAACACATTTTGATTCGCCCGAAACCGGAGCCTGCGTTGAAGTATGTCAAAGCATCGCTGCAGACCATGTATGGTGAGGTTGCTGCTCACTGGGGATTTGTGGATGGACAACACATGGAAGTCTTTGTGCGAATTCCCGCTAATACTACGGCAACTGTGGTTTTGCCGCATGCGACATTAAGCGCTGTTAGGGAGGGCGACAGACCACTTGAGAAAGTCAACGGTATTCATTGTTTCAAACAAGTAAATGAGGGTGTGTGTATGGAATTGGGTTCCGGTGTCTATCAATTCAACTACCCACTGCAGGATCAGGTTGCCAATTAG
- a CDS encoding DeoR/GlpR family DNA-binding transcription regulator, which produces MLVAERHRKIIELVQSEGSIRVAELSKLFQVTEETIRRDLDKLEAEGKVIRTHGGAVAREERPLEIPFEEREIERIKQKKAIALQAVQLVETGDCISLDASTTAWQMARILPDIPLTVVTNSIKVVMELRNKENIQVISVGGVLVPRSLSFVGPLAERSVEGYHVQKTFLSCQGLHLQYGLSEATEEQARVKEKMIRNCDKAILLIDSSKFGVRAFAPITDVSDIDTIITDDEVDPSMIESLREVRIKVITAEV; this is translated from the coding sequence ATGTTGGTAGCTGAGCGTCATCGAAAGATCATAGAACTCGTCCAGTCCGAAGGAAGCATCCGTGTCGCTGAACTGAGCAAGCTCTTCCAAGTCACGGAGGAGACCATCAGGCGTGATCTCGATAAATTGGAGGCGGAAGGGAAGGTCATCCGCACGCATGGCGGGGCGGTGGCAAGAGAGGAACGTCCCCTTGAAATTCCTTTTGAAGAACGGGAGATCGAGAGGATTAAGCAGAAAAAGGCTATCGCTCTTCAAGCGGTACAGTTGGTGGAGACCGGGGACTGTATCTCATTGGATGCAAGTACGACGGCTTGGCAGATGGCACGCATCTTGCCGGATATTCCGCTCACGGTAGTAACCAATTCCATTAAGGTCGTCATGGAGCTCAGAAACAAGGAGAATATCCAGGTGATTTCCGTCGGAGGTGTTTTGGTGCCTCGGTCACTTTCGTTCGTCGGTCCATTGGCGGAACGCTCCGTGGAGGGTTACCACGTTCAGAAAACGTTCCTCTCCTGTCAAGGGTTGCATCTGCAGTACGGGTTGAGCGAGGCCACGGAAGAGCAGGCACGGGTGAAAGAGAAGATGATTCGAAACTGTGACAAAGCCATTTTGCTCATCGATTCGAGCAAGTTCGGCGTGCGTGCGTTTGCGCCGATTACGGATGTAAGCGATATCGACACCATCATCACCGATGACGAGGTTGATCCAAGCATGATCGAGTCGCTGCGTGAGGTCCGGATCAAGGTCATCACTGCGGAAGTTTGA